From Rhodamnia argentea isolate NSW1041297 chromosome 10, ASM2092103v1, whole genome shotgun sequence, a single genomic window includes:
- the LOC115742681 gene encoding O-glucosyltransferase rumi homolog — MHRLQRCLWYGSGVFRHLADTIWRPFLKSPARSSAAFLVLAFLLVSAFHSTRLLDSSASSSSSSSSISAAPRPIVNIATSHVYPRKPRKKLEIPLDCASYNPSRTCPSNYPTSLPPEQRPDPSSAAACPEYFRWIHEDLKPWARTGITRDAVERARRTANFRLAIVGGRAYVETYRKAFQTRDVFTLWGILQLLRRYPGQVPDLELMFDCVDWPVIHSRLYRGPSATSPPPLFRYCGDDATLDIVFPDWSFWGWPEVNIKPWESLSRDLKEGNKRVKWMDREPHAYWKGNPAVAATRQDLLRCNVSDEQDWNARIFAQDWIRESQQGYKQSDLANQCIHRYKIYIEGSAWSVSEKYILACDSVALVVKPHYYDFFTRSLMPVHHYWPIREDDKCRSIKFAVDWGNSHKQKAHAIGKAASTFALEELRMDLVYDYMFHLLNEYAKLLRFKPVVPEKAVEFCSEHMACQANGPEKKFMEESLVKGPADTYPCKLPPPYDAPSLYAIRRRKENSIKQVEMWERKYWDGLNKS; from the exons ATGCACAGGCTACAGAGGTGCTTGTGGTACGGATCTGGGGTTTTCCGCCACCTCGCGGACACGATCTGGAGGCCCTTCCTCAAGTCCCCCGCGCGCTCCTCCGCCGCCTTCCTCGTCCTAGCGTTCCTCCTCGTCAGCGCGTTCCACTCCACGCGCCTCCTCGACTCctctgcctcctcctcctcctcctcctct TCCATTAGTGCGGCACCGAGGCCCATCGTCAACATTGCCACGAGCCACGTCTACCCTCGCAAGCCCCGGAAGAAGCTCGAAATCCCCCTCGACTGCGCCTCCTACAACCCCAGCAGAACATGCCCCTCCAATTACCCCACCTCTCTCCCGCCGGAGCAACGCCCCGACCCTTCGTCGGCCGCCGCGTGTCCGGAGTACTTCCGTTGGATCCACGAGGACCTCAAGCCGTGGGCCCGCACGGGCATCACGAGGGACGCGGTGGAGCGGGCCAGGAGGACCGCCAACTTCCGGCTGGCGATCGTGGGCGGGAGGGCTTACGTGGAGACGTATCGGAAAGCGTTCCAGACGAGGGACGTGTTCACGCTGTGGGGGATCCTGCAGCTGCTGCGGAGGTACCCGGGTCAAGTGCCCGACCTGGAGCTCATGTTCGACTGCGTCGACTGGCCGGTCATTCATTCGAGGCTATATCGTGGGCCCAGTGCCACGAGCCCGCCACCTTTGTTCCGGTACTGTGGGGACGATGCCACGCTCGATATCGTCTTCCCCGATTGGTCCTTCTGGGGCTG GCCAGAGGTTAATATAAAGCCATGGGAGTCTCTATCGAGGGACCTTAAAGAAGGCAACAAGAGGGTTAAGTGGATGGATAGGGAACCTCACGCTTATTGGAAGGGTAATCCGGCTGTTGCTGCCACCAGGCAAGACCTTCTTAGATGCAATGTATCTGATGAACAAGACTGGAATGCTCGTATCTTTGCGCAG GATTGGATCCGAGAATCGCAGCAAGGATACAAACAGTCAGACTTGGCAAACCAATGCATTCACAG ATACAAAATATACATCGAAGGGTCGGCTTGGTCCGTCAGTGAAAAGTATATCCTGGCTTGTGATTCCGTCGCCTTAGTGGTCAAGCCCCATTACTACGACTTCTTCACCAGAAGTTTGATGCCGGTCCACCACTACTGGCCCATTAGGGAGGATGACAAGTGCAGATCCATAAAGTTTGCCGTAGACTGGGGAAACAGCCACAAGCAAAAG GCACATGCCATTGGGAAAGCGGCGAGCACTTTTGCACTGGAAGAGTTGAGGATGGACTTGGTATATGATTACATGTTTCATCTGTTGAATGAGTACGCCAAGCTGTTGAGGTTCAAACCTGTCGTGCCCGAGAAAGCCGTGGAGTTCTGTTCCGAGCACATGGCATGCCAGGCCAACGGGCCGGAGAAGAAGTTCATGGAAGAATCGCTGGTAAAGGGACCTGCCGATACATATCCTTGCAAACTGCCTCCTCCATACGATGCTCCATCGCTCTACGCGATCCgcagaaggaaagagaactcGATAAAGCAAGTGGAGATGTGGGAGAGGAAATACTGGGATGGTCTAAACAAGTCCTAG
- the LOC115742686 gene encoding uncharacterized protein LOC115742686: MASSLSFNALAVILALTLAAGVAGTLGGIVCENLDRDSCAFAVSSSGKRCVLEKQVKRSGEETYTCRRSGIEAGGLRDYIETDQCIKSCGVDRRTLGISSDALLEPRFAYQLCSSKCYGSCPNIVDLYFNLAAGEGVFLPQLCEAEREDTRRGMAEVRSSGMVAPGPIIYPVKFMAAPAMSPY, translated from the exons ATGGCTTCTAGTCTGAGCTTTAACGCTCTTGCTGTGATCCTCGCTCTTACACTCGCCGCTGGCGTTGCCGGAACACTAG GAGGAATAGTGTGTGAAAATCTCGATCGTGACTCGTGCGCATTCGCTGTGTCATCCTCCGGCAAGCGCTGCGTGCTGGAGAAGCAGGTGAAGAGGAGCGGGGAGGAAACATACACTTGCCGCCGATCAGGCATCGAAGCCGGTGGGCTGAGGGACTACATTGAGACCGATCAGTGCATCAAATCATGTGGGGTCGATCGAAGAACGCTAGGAATCTCGTCGGATGCTCTGCTGGAGCCTCGCTTCGCATATCAGCTTTGCTCCTCCAAGTGCTATGGAAGTTGCCCTAACATTGTGGATCTCTACTTCAACCTTGCTGCGGGTGAAG GAGTTTTTCTTCCTCAACTCTGCGAAGCGGAGAGAGAAGACACGCGGAGAGGAATGGCGGAGGTCCGGAGCTCGGGAATGGTTGCTCCCGGGCCGATAATCTACCCCGTCAAGTTTATGGCTGCCCCGGCAATGTCTCCTTATTAA
- the LOC115742785 gene encoding cytokinin hydroxylase-like: MRHHMQSHGGLTSIIAVLVLVLFMVLVRLSITWWILPLRAQRKLRKKGFGGPTPSFPLGNIMEMKKKSNVSEVSSLKQLMTHDIHSTVFPYFAEWQKLHGKVFTYWLGTEPFLYIADPEFLKNMSVIVKGKDWGKPNVFKLDRKPMFGNGLIMTEGDEWVRRRHIITPAFSPSNFKEMINIMVESTKRMITKWVDLTSSGHAELDVECEITATAGEIIAQSSFGIGPQECTKVLQKLRALQVALFKTNRCVGVPYNNFMYPKHTLEAKRLGKEIDELLMSFIMERRKSADTRNEPRDLLGVLLQESHIEDNKRLKKKLATRELVDECKTFFFGGHETTALALTWSLFLLALHPEWQKQLREEIEEVVGDKEFEVGMLTGLKKMGLVMHEVLRLYGPAPNVQRQARGDIRVNDVIIPDSTNIWIDVVSMHHDPTLWGDDVNEFKPERFDGDSHGGCKHKMGFLPFGFGGRMCIGRNWMMMEYKIVLSLVLSRFSFSLSPNYCHSPSIMLSLRPACGLPLVVQPL; the protein is encoded by the exons ATGAGGCACCATATGCAGTCGCATGGTGGTCTTACTTCAATTATAGCAGTGTTGGTCCTAGTCCTCTTCATGGTTCTTGTGAGACTGTCCATCACATGGTGGATCTTGCCACTCCGAGCTCAAAGGAAGCTGAGGAAAAAAGGGTTTGGGGGTCCAACCCCAAGCTTTCCTCTAGGGAATATCATGGAGATGAAAAAGAAGAGCAATGTCTCCGAGGTATCTTCATTGAAGCAGCTGATGACTCACGATATTCATTCCACTGTGTTTCCTTACTTTGCTGAGTGGCAAAAGTTGCATG GGAAGGTTTTCACCTACTGGCTTGGCACTGAGCCGTTTCTCTACATCGCAGACCCCGAATTTCTTAAAAACATGTCTGTCATTGTCAAGGGTAAAGATTGGGGAAAGCCCAATGTGTTCAAATTGGATAGGAAGCCAATGTTTGGAAATGGTCTTATAATGACCGAAGGTGATGAGTGGGTTCGACGCAGACACATCATAACTCCAGCATTTTCTCCATCTAATTTCAAG GAAATGATAAACATCATGGTGGAATCCACGAAGAGAATGATAACAAAGTGGGTTGATCTCACAAGCTCCGGCCATGCAGAACTTGATGTGGAATGCGAGATAACGGCAACAGCCGGGGAAATCATCGCTCAATCAAGCTTTGGCATTGGCCCGCAAGAATGCACCAAAGTTCTTCAGAAGTTAAGAGCCCTACAAGTTGCTCTCTTCAAGACCAACCGCTGTGTGGGGGTACCCTACAACAACTTCATGTACCCTAAGCATACCCTAGAGGCCAAGAGGCTTGGGAAGGAAATCGACGAGCTTTTAATGTCCTTCATAATGGAGCGGAGGAAGAGTGCGGACACCAGGAATGAGCCTAGGGATTTACTCGGGGTTTTGCTCCAAGAAAGTCACATTGAAGATAACAAAAGGCTGAAGAAGAAGCTAGCTACAAGAGAACTAGTGGACGAATGCAAGACGTTCTTCTTTGGGGGCCATGAAACAACAGCTTTGGCGCTCACCTGGTCACTGTTTCTCCTGGCACTACATCCAGAGTGGCAGAAGCAATTGAGAGAAGAGATTGAAGAAGTAGTAGGAGATAAAGAGTTCGAAGTCGGCATGCTTACTGGACTTAAGAAG ATGGGATTGGTGATGCATGAGGTTTTACGCCTGTATGGTCCAGCACCGAATGTACAGAGGCAAGCAAGGGGAGACATTCGGGTCAATGACGTGATAATCCCCGACAGCACAAACATATGGATTGATGTCGTGTCCATGCACCATGACCCGACTTTATGGGGCGACGATGTGAATGAGTTCAAGCCGGAGAGATTTGATGGCGACAGCCACGGCGGATGCAAGCACAAGATGGGTTTCTTGCCATTTGGGTTCGGAGGGCGAATGTGCATCGGCAGAAACTGGATGATGATGGAATACAAGATTGTTTTATCCTTGGTCCTCTCtaggttttccttttctctctcaccAAATTACTGCCATTCTCCTTCAATAATGCTCTCTCTTAGACCAGCTTGTGGATTGCCCCTCGTTGTGCAACCTCTTTAG